Proteins found in one Mycoplasmopsis bovigenitalium genomic segment:
- a CDS encoding adenylate kinase family protein, which yields MITTKNSKPNMVFMGPPGVGKGTVAAIIANNHNYIHLSTGSIFREEIAKKSDLGLKVSEIVKSGQYVPDDVTNEIVKNKLIELMSENKVVILDGYPRTINQAQFLDSITGFNYKVISLFANEDLVLKRLSGRRFCPKCNAGYHIEYMPSKLIDKCEKDNFDLITRRDDTIESIKVRQNIYHESTQPLLDFYASQNRIISIDANGNASDIAVDVINKVK from the coding sequence ATGATAACAACAAAAAACAGCAAACCGAATATGGTTTTTATGGGCCCTCCTGGTGTTGGAAAAGGCACAGTGGCTGCAATAATTGCAAACAACCACAATTATATTCACCTTTCAACAGGAAGTATTTTTCGTGAAGAAATTGCTAAAAAAAGCGATTTAGGATTAAAAGTTAGTGAAATAGTTAAATCGGGGCAATATGTTCCAGATGATGTTACTAATGAAATAGTAAAAAATAAATTAATAGAATTAATGAGCGAAAATAAAGTTGTAATTTTAGATGGTTATCCAAGAACAATTAATCAAGCTCAATTTCTTGATTCAATAACTGGTTTTAACTATAAAGTTATTTCTTTATTTGCGAATGAAGATCTTGTTTTAAAAAGACTTTCAGGTCGAAGATTTTGCCCAAAATGCAATGCAGGTTACCATATAGAATACATGCCTTCTAAACTAATTGATAAGTGTGAAAAAGACAACTTTGATCTAATTACAAGAAGAGATGATACTATTGAATCTATCAAGGTAAGACAAAATATATACCATGAATCAACTCAACCATTATTAGATTTTTATGCAAGTCAAAACAGAATAATTTCTATTGATGCAAATGGCAACGCTAGTGATATAGCTGTTGATGTGATCAACAAAGTTAAGTAA
- the map gene encoding type I methionyl aminopeptidase — translation MIYYKNPIEIENITKSCQILAEVKQIVYDNIRPGISLKELDSIAFNEIVKRGAKPAFLGLYGFPATMCISVNEELIHGIPSDYVLKDGDIVSCDLGCTYKGMNSDSAFTKGVGTISPINKKLINVAKQAFEAGLAAIKPGARVGDISYAIGQVIKKNNFYTPSEYCGHGIGYNVHEDPDVYNDGYRGSGPLLRDGMVICIEPMVMQKNARIKMKSDGWTIVSASGLTNSHYEHTVLIKNGKGVVLTKGI, via the coding sequence ATGATATATTACAAAAATCCAATTGAAATAGAAAATATAACTAAATCTTGTCAAATCCTGGCAGAAGTTAAACAAATTGTTTACGATAACATAAGACCCGGAATTTCATTAAAAGAACTGGATTCAATCGCTTTTAATGAAATAGTAAAAAGAGGTGCAAAACCAGCATTTTTAGGTTTATACGGTTTTCCCGCCACAATGTGCATCTCAGTAAATGAAGAATTGATCCATGGCATACCTAGTGATTATGTACTAAAAGATGGGGATATTGTTTCCTGTGACTTAGGTTGTACATATAAAGGTATGAATAGTGACAGCGCCTTTACAAAAGGTGTTGGAACTATTTCACCAATTAATAAAAAATTAATTAATGTGGCAAAACAAGCTTTTGAAGCTGGATTAGCTGCTATTAAACCTGGGGCAAGAGTAGGCGATATAAGCTATGCGATTGGTCAGGTAATTAAAAAAAACAATTTTTATACACCATCGGAATATTGCGGTCATGGCATTGGTTACAATGTTCATGAAGATCCAGATGTTTATAATGATGGCTACAGAGGCAGCGGACCACTTCTAAGAGATGGAATGGTCATTTGCATTGAACCAATGGTTATGCAAAAAAACGCTAGAATAAAAATGAAAAGCGATGGTTGAACTATTGTTAGCGCTAGTGGTTTAACAAATTCGCATTATGAACACACTGTACTCATTAAAAACGGAAAGGGCGTTGTATTAACGAAAGGAATATAA
- the infA gene encoding translation initiation factor IF-1 yields the protein MAKDAIKFKAVVKQAFSTDEYEVELENGMVIKAHISGKMRVNHIRILPGDSVDVEISPYNLQLGRIIYRHK from the coding sequence ATGGCAAAAGATGCTATTAAATTTAAAGCCGTTGTTAAACAAGCTTTTTCAACTGATGAATATGAAGTTGAATTAGAAAACGGCATGGTAATTAAAGCTCACATATCAGGAAAAATGCGTGTAAACCACATAAGAATTTTGCCTGGTGATTCAGTAGATGTAGAAATTAGTCCATACAACTTACAACTTGGACGTATTATCTATCGTCATAAATAA
- the rpmJ gene encoding 50S ribosomal protein L36, whose protein sequence is MKVRASVKRMCKDCRVIKRRGIIRIICAQPKHKQRQG, encoded by the coding sequence ATGAAAGTTAGAGCTAGTGTAAAAAGAATGTGCAAAGATTGTCGTGTTATCAAACGTAGAGGAATTATTAGAATCATCTGCGCTCAACCAAAACACAAACAAAGACAAGGATAG
- the rpsM gene encoding 30S ribosomal protein S13 — MARILNIEIPNNKRVVVSLTYIFGIGPTRAKEILAKAKIDENIRVKDLTEEQLSAIREAAREYQTEGDLHREVSLNIKRLMEIKCYRGMRHRKGLPVRGQSTKSNARTRKGPRKTVAGKKK; from the coding sequence ATGGCTAGAATTTTAAATATTGAGATACCTAATAACAAACGTGTAGTTGTTTCATTAACTTACATTTTTGGAATTGGGCCAACAAGAGCAAAAGAAATACTTGCTAAAGCTAAAATCGACGAAAACATTAGAGTAAAAGACTTAACAGAAGAACAACTTTCAGCAATTCGTGAAGCTGCTAGAGAATACCAAACTGAAGGTGATTTACACCGTGAAGTATCACTAAACATCAAACGTTTAATGGAAATTAAATGCTACCGTGGCATGAGACACCGTAAAGGTCTACCAGTAAGAGGTCAATCAACAAAAAGTAACGCTCGTACACGTAAAGGACCAAGAAAAACCGTTGCAGGTAAGAAAAAATAA
- the rpsK gene encoding 30S ribosomal protein S11 gives MATTKNTKVKKSKKRPVVSGVAHIHSTNQNTIVTFADEQGNVVAWSSSGAIGYKGSKKKTPYAAGLAAQAATELAKEHGMKTVRVELKGLGAGKDAARKQIEVSGITVTEIKDVTPVPHNGTRPPKRILKREKMR, from the coding sequence ATGGCTACAACTAAAAATACTAAAGTAAAAAAATCTAAAAAAAGACCTGTTGTTAGTGGTGTTGCACACATCCACTCAACAAACCAAAACACAATTGTTACTTTTGCTGACGAACAAGGAAACGTTGTTGCTTGATCATCATCAGGAGCTATTGGTTACAAAGGTTCTAAGAAAAAAACCCCTTATGCTGCAGGTTTAGCTGCTCAAGCTGCTACAGAATTAGCTAAAGAACATGGTATGAAAACTGTTAGAGTCGAATTAAAAGGTTTAGGTGCTGGTAAAGATGCTGCTCGTAAACAAATTGAAGTTTCTGGAATTACAGTTACTGAAATTAAGGATGTTACACCTGTACCTCACAATGGTACAAGACCTCCAAAACGTATTCTAAAACGCGAAAAAATGAGATAG
- a CDS encoding DNA-directed RNA polymerase subunit alpha: MEKMAKLEYTQVDTINSNTKDVNTTTFAVQPLERGFGQTVAVALRRVLLSNITSLAMCGVKIEGVEHEFQVINGVVEDVTALIMNLRKVKFQYKPELVNDDEIIKVVLYADQPGEVTSRSLQVINSNVEITSKSVHLATVSAKGSLHLEMYLRAGRGYVPSEKNKKLIASVNFLNQIQSGIKKGILIATDSNFSPIENVNYSVSELNSASTDIEEKLEFNITTDGTVAAKDALKQACEILAAHFTVIGKVEDMVVESIFKQDEIVGDEEKEENDYDISQLNLSVRSLNALRKIGRSTLSQIAAMTYEELENTKNLGRKSLDEIVAKLREFGFELTKGEE, from the coding sequence ATGGAAAAAATGGCAAAACTTGAATATACACAAGTTGACACTATTAACTCAAATACAAAAGATGTTAATACAACTACTTTTGCTGTCCAACCTCTAGAAAGAGGATTTGGGCAAACAGTTGCTGTTGCATTGAGAAGAGTGCTTCTTTCAAACATTACTTCATTAGCAATGTGCGGAGTTAAAATTGAGGGTGTTGAGCATGAATTCCAAGTTATAAATGGTGTTGTAGAAGATGTTACAGCATTAATTATGAACTTGCGTAAAGTTAAATTTCAATACAAACCTGAATTGGTTAATGATGATGAAATAATTAAGGTTGTTCTTTATGCAGATCAACCAGGTGAAGTAACATCAAGAAGTCTTCAAGTTATTAATTCAAATGTTGAAATAACAAGTAAATCTGTTCACTTAGCAACAGTTAGTGCTAAAGGTTCATTACACTTAGAAATGTATCTAAGAGCAGGCCGTGGCTATGTTCCAAGTGAAAAAAACAAAAAACTTATTGCTTCAGTAAACTTCTTAAATCAAATTCAATCAGGAATCAAAAAAGGTATTTTAATTGCGACCGATTCAAACTTTAGTCCAATTGAAAACGTAAATTATTCAGTTAGCGAATTAAACTCTGCTTCAACTGATATTGAAGAAAAACTAGAGTTTAACATTACCACCGATGGAACTGTTGCTGCAAAAGACGCTCTAAAACAAGCTTGTGAAATTTTAGCTGCTCACTTTACTGTTATTGGTAAAGTTGAAGATATGGTTGTTGAATCAATTTTCAAACAAGATGAAATTGTTGGTGACGAAGAAAAAGAAGAAAATGATTATGATATTTCTCAATTAAATCTTTCTGTTCGTTCATTGAATGCTTTAAGAAAAATTGGTCGTTCAACACTATCTCAAATTGCTGCTATGACATATGAAGAATTAGAAAATACTAAAAACTTAGGTAGAAAATCTCTTGATGAAATTGTTGCAAAATTAAGAGAATTCGGTTTCGAATTAACTAAAGGAGAAGAATAA
- the rplQ gene encoding 50S ribosomal protein L17, giving the protein MANPKQIYSRDTKWRTGVIRTLVSELFKNGRITTTLTRAKELRRHAEKLITKAKNPTLANRRAVASVLRPTLVNEKDTVLKHLFDTIAPKYAQRNGGYTRIYKIVSRQGDSAPMAIIELV; this is encoded by the coding sequence ATGGCTAATCCAAAACAAATTTACAGTCGTGATACTAAATGAAGAACTGGTGTTATTCGTACATTAGTTAGTGAATTATTCAAAAATGGCCGTATCACAACAACTTTAACTCGTGCAAAAGAATTACGTCGTCACGCAGAAAAACTAATTACAAAAGCAAAAAACCCAACTCTAGCAAATCGTCGTGCAGTAGCTTCAGTATTACGTCCAACTCTTGTGAATGAAAAAGATACAGTTCTAAAACATTTATTTGACACAATTGCGCCTAAATACGCCCAAAGAAACGGTGGATACACACGTATTTACAAAATTGTTTCTCGTCAAGGTGACTCTGCACCTATGGCTATTATTGAATTAGTTTAA